The following DNA comes from Agromyces mangrovi.
CGAGCAGCTCGCGCATGAGCTCGGCCGTGTGGTCGGCCGGCGTGCCCGTCGGTCGGTAGCGTCGCGGGCGCACCGAGCGGTCGGAGGCGACCATGCCCTTCGACTCGAGGCGCGACAGCACGGTCAGCACCGTCGTGAGGGCCGGGGTGCGTGCGGGCGTCGCGGCACCGGCATCCGTCGCCTGGGTCGCCGGACGGGAGAGCTGCGCGATCAGCTCGCGCGCGGGCAGCGGTTCGTCGGCCGCCCAGAGGGCGCGCATGACCGCCGCCTCCAACTCGCCCAGACTCGCCATGCAGCAAGGCTACCGGCTTTCCGGCAAATGCTCTACGCTGCGTAGAGTAACGCGAGGACGTGATCCGACGATCGGCCGGGAGGGCTCGTGAACGAACTGCTGGATCCGCTGCTGCTCGCCCGCTGGCAGTTCGGACTGACGACCGTCTACCACTTCCTCTTCGTGCCGATCACCATCGGCATGGCGACCACGGTGGCGATCTTCCAGACCGCGTGGGTGCGCACCGACAAGGTCGTGTACCTGCAGCTGACGAAGTTCTTCGGCACCCTGTTCCTCATCAACTTCGCGATGGGCGTCGTCACCGGCATCGTGCAGGAGTTCCAGTTCGGCATGAACTGGTCGGAGTACTCCCGCTTCGTCGGCGACGTGTTCGGCGCCCCGCTCGCGCTCGAGGGCCTGCTCGCGTTCTTCCTCGAGGCGACCTTCATCGGCCTCTGGATCTTCGGGTGGGACAAGCTGCCACGGGGGCTGCACCTCGCCACGATCTGGGCGACGGCGGTCGGCACCATCCTCTCGGCGTACTTCATCATCGCCGCGAACGCGTTCATGCAGAACCCGGTCGGCTACGAGATGAACGCCGAGGCGGGCCGGGCTGAGCTCGTCTCCATCGGCGAGGTGCTCACGAACCCGGTCGCGCTCGCGGCCTTCCCGCACACCATCGCGGGCAGTTTCATGGTCACCGCGGGCCTCATCATCGCGGCGGCCGCCTGGCACCTGAAGCGCCGCCAGTTCGTCGACGCGATGCGCCCGGCCCTGAAGCTCGGCCTCTGGATGATGGTCGTCGCCATGGCCGCGACGTTCTTCTTCGGCGACCAGCTCTCGATCGCCATGACCCAGACCCAGCCGATGAAGATGGCCGCCGCCGAGGCGCTGTACGACACGGCCTGCGGGGCGGATGCCTCGTTCTCGCTGTTCTCCATCGGCACGCCCGACGGCTCCGAGGAGATCTGGTCGCTGCGCGTGCCGTACCTGCTCGCGCTGCTGTCGACCCACACGCTCGACGGCTGCGTCGAGGGCATCAACGACCTGAACGCGGAGTACGTCGAGCTCTGGGGCCCCGGCGACTACACGCCCATCATCTGGATCACCTACTGGTCGTTCCGCTGGATGATCGGCCTCGGCATGGCCCACACGCTCGTCGCGGTCGTCGGCCTCTGGCTCACCCGCGGCGACCGGCTGCCGACGCAGAAGTGGGTGTGGAACGTGGCCATCTGGTCGTTCCCGCTGTCGCTCGCGGCGATGAGCGTCGGCTGGGTCTTCACCGAGATGGGCCGGCAGCCCTGGATCGTGTTCAGCCTGCTGCCCACCGAGTCGGCGGTGTCGCCGAACGTGACAGGCCTCGAGGTGCTCATCTCGCTGATCGCGTTCACGCTGGTCTACGGGGCGCTCGCGGTGGTCGAGTTCGGCCTGATCATCCGTGCGATCCGCAAGGGGCCCCGAAGCTCGACGAACCCGACCCCGAGACGGGTGTCGTCAAGCCCACCACCACGGTCTACTAGGAGGCGATCATGGATCTCGCAACGCTCTGGTTCTGGATCGTCGCCGCGCTGTTCGTCGGCTACTTCGTGCTCGACGGCTTCGACTTCGGCGTCGGCATGTCGCTGCCGTTCCTCAGCAAGGACGACACCGACCGCCGCGTGCTCATCAACACGATCGGCCCGGTCTGGGACCTCAACGAGACCTGGGTGATCGTCGCGGGCGCGGCGCTGTTCGCCGCGTTCCCCGAGTGGTACGCGACGCTGTTCAGCGGGTTCTACCTCGCGCTGCTGCTCATCCTGCTGGCGCTCATCGCGCGCGGCGTCTCGTTCGAGTACCGGCACCAGCGACCCGAGGCGGAGTGGAAGAAGCGCTTCGACTGGATGATCATCGTCGGCTCGGCCGTGCCGGCGCTGCTCTGGGGCGTCGCGTTCGCGAACATCGTGCAGGGCGTGCCGCTCGATGAGGGGCACAACTACACGGGCACGCTGATCGACCTGCTGAACCCGTACGCACTGCTCGGCGGCCTGACGACCCTGCTGCTGTTCTTCACCCACGGCGTGGTGTTCGTCTCGCTCAAGACCGACGGCGAGATCCGCCACCGGGCGCGGAAGCTCGCGGTGCGCTCGGGGCTGATCACGATCGTGGTGGCGGCGACGTTCCTGGTCTGGACCGGCCTCGCGTTCGGCGGCGCCTGGTTCTGGGGCTTCGCCGCCGTGGCCGCGCTGTGCCTCATCGGCTCGTGGCTGATGAACGCGCGCGGTGCGGAGGGCTGGTCGTTCGGCCTCATGGCGGTGACGATCGGCACGGCGGTCCTGGCGCTGTTCAGCGCGCTGTTCCCCGACGTCATGCCGGCCAGCAACGACCCGGCGAACAGCCTGACGATCGAGAACGCGTCGAGCAGCGACTACACGCTCACGATCATGAGCTGGACGGCGCTGATCTTCCTGCCGCTCGTGCTCGCCTACCAGGGCTGGACGTACTGGATCTTCCGCAAGCGGCTCACCCGCGAGCACATCCCCGCCGCCGCGCACTGACGGTGCGCCCGCTCGATCCCGCGCTCCTGCGCCACGCCCGCTCGGCGCGCTGGTACCTGCTCGTCGGTGCCGTGCTCGCCGGGGCGCAGGCGCTGGCGATCCTCGCCTTCGCGTGGAGCCTCCAGTCGCTCGTCGTCGGACTCATCGACGGTGCGTCGCTCGCGTCGCTGTCGACCTGGACGGCGTGGTTCGCCGCCGCGGTCGTGGTGCGCGCGCTCGTGGCGT
Coding sequences within:
- the cydB gene encoding cytochrome d ubiquinol oxidase subunit II codes for the protein MDLATLWFWIVAALFVGYFVLDGFDFGVGMSLPFLSKDDTDRRVLINTIGPVWDLNETWVIVAGAALFAAFPEWYATLFSGFYLALLLILLALIARGVSFEYRHQRPEAEWKKRFDWMIIVGSAVPALLWGVAFANIVQGVPLDEGHNYTGTLIDLLNPYALLGGLTTLLLFFTHGVVFVSLKTDGEIRHRARKLAVRSGLITIVVAATFLVWTGLAFGGAWFWGFAAVAALCLIGSWLMNARGAEGWSFGLMAVTIGTAVLALFSALFPDVMPASNDPANSLTIENASSSDYTLTIMSWTALIFLPLVLAYQGWTYWIFRKRLTREHIPAAAH
- a CDS encoding BlaI/MecI/CopY family transcriptional regulator; translated protein: MASLGELEAAVMRALWAADEPLPARELIAQLSRPATQATDAGAATPARTPALTTVLTVLSRLESKGMVASDRSVRPRRYRPTGTPADHTAELMRELLDEASDREAALARFVGTVDPREADTLRRLLG